A window of bacterium genomic DNA:
ATTTTGTAACCCTGTCCGCCAATCTTTAGTGGCGGGCGTTTTTAACCCTTGTTAACCGATTATTTACAATCTCCCTCTCTTAATGTAAACTTCCCTCTATGTTTTTATTGATTATTGTAAGCGCGGTTTTTGGGTTGAGTGTCGGGCTATACGATTTGCTCCTGCCGCTTTTCTTAGACGATATGGGGATGTCATACGGCAGTATGGGTATTATCTTTTCGTTTTCTGCAATATTCCTTTTCTTTGTTAGAGTTTACGCAGGGCATATTTCTGATTTGGTTGGCAGGAAACACGTTTTTTCTTTTTCTTTGTTACTCTGCGGTTTGTCTACTTTATTAACTCCTTTTCTTTCTAACATTGCATCTCAAGTGGTATTGCGGTCGTTGAGGGAAATTGCAAGAGCTATTAAGGAGACGTTGCAGCAGTTATTGATTTTTGAAAAATGGAAGGATTCTTTTAGGCATTTGTTTGCTTGGATAGGAGGGGCCGATATTACCTTCCAGGGTATAGGCACTCTTTTAGGAGGGTTTTTATTATTAAAAATTGGCTATAAATATTCTTTTATTATCCCCGGAGTAGTTTTAGTTTTTGTTGGCATATTATTTCTGTTTAAATTTAAGGAAAAACCTGTTCCGATTAGAAATCAAAGTGTCGCAATCGGCGATAGTTCTTTAACAACGGATTCTTTTTACTGGTCTTCACCTTTTAGGCATCGGTTGTCTAAGCCATTATTTCTTATGGCTGTGTCCGGATTTATTTTGGGAGTAGGAGTCAGTATGAGCCATGCTTTTATGGCGCCTTTATTTTTTCTGCACAAGTTTTCTATATCACCCGCTTTGGTTGCTGTTGTTTTAGCTTTGCACAGGTTAAGCTTTGGGCTTCCTATGATTTTAGCAGGAAAGGTGGTTAAGTGGAATCTTAAGATAACCGTTATTATTTTTTTGTTTATTCAGGGGGTGTTTACGGCCCTTACTGTAGTGCCGGCAGGTTTTATGATGGCGGCTGTTTTATGGCTTATGCATGATTTATTTGGTGCGAGCCTATGGGTACCTGCTCGTAATACCTTGATTCAGCATTATGCAAGGGAAGGCAAGCGCGGGCTTGATGTGGGGATGGTTCTTTCCTGGCAGGGGCTGGGATGGATATTCGGGCCTTTGATTGCGGGAGTTGTGAGTAAATTTTCTATAAATTATCCTTTTATTTTGAGCGGGATGTTGACTTCAGCTTCTATTATTCCTCTTTTTTGGTTAAAAGATTCTTATAAAAAAGAGAAAAGGACTGTTGCCGTTTAATAGCTATATGCTTGCTTAAGAGTCTTCTTTGGATTATAATCACCCCCTCAATTATGTATTTATAAGGAGGTTATCAATATGGCACAAAAAGCCGGAGGTGCATCAAATAATCAGGGTAGAGATTCTAATGCCAAAAGGCTTGGAATTAAGAAGTTTGGCGGTGAAAAGGTTAAAGCGGGAAGTATTATTGTAAGGCAAAGAGGGACAAAGATTAAACCGGGGAAAAATGTGGGATTGGGTTCTGACCATACTATTTTCGCTATGGTGGCGGGAGCTGTCGAGTATACCGGAAAGAAGCAAAAAACTGTAAGCGTTATTACCTCGTAAACATTTAACATTCTTACTGCTTATTTTGATTAGTTTGCCGTTATATCAAAGTTGGTAGTCATGTCTTTTCGCTTCGCTGATAAGGCGAAATAAAAATATTATGAAAGAAATTACCATTCTTGGCTCTACAGGCTCAATAGGAAAAAACACGCTGGAAGTGGTATCTCAGTTAAACGGACAATTCAAAGTTGTCGGTTTGAGCGCCCAAAATAATATAGAACTCTTAACAGAACAAGTCGAAAAATTCCATCCAAAATGGGTTGCTATTGCCGATGATGCAAAAGGCGAACAATTCAAAAAAAATTTTAAAGGTTCTCTGGAAGAAATTTTTATCGGAAGCGAAGCTGTTACGAAACTTGCAGGTAAAAAAGTTGATTTGATTGTAATTGCGCTTGTGGGTTCTGCGGGGATGTTGCCTACATTTGAAGCAATAAAAACCGGAAACGATATAGCCCTTGCCAATAAAGAGGTTTTGGTAATTGCCGGTAAAGAGGTTATGGCAAAGGCAAAAGAAAGAAATATCAAGATATTTCCTTTGGACAGTGAGCATTGTTCTATATTCCAAAGCATAGACAAAGAAAAAAAAGAGACAATACATAAAGTTATTTTAACGGCTTCAGGAGGCCCCTTTTATAATTATGACGAGAATAAGTTTTCGTCTATTAAAGCAAAAGATGCGCTTATACATCCTACTTGGGATATGGGAGCTAAAATCTCCGTAGATTCGGCTACGTTGATGAACAAAGGTTTTGAAGTTATTTCAGCGAAGTGGTTCTTTGATTTGGATTGGGATGAAATTGATGTGATAATTCATCCGCAATCCGTGGTGCATTCTTTAGTGGAATTTGTTGACGGGACGACATTGGCTGTGTTATCCGAACCCGACATGAGAATTACTATTAAACATATTTTGACATATCCCGATAAAACCCCGGGTCAATTTAAGCCGATTGATTTAAATGAAATTTCCGAACTTACTTTTTCAAAGCCGGATGAGAAAAAATTCCCTGCCCTAAGGCTTGCTTGTTCGGCAGGCAGGATTGGGGGAACAATGCCTGCTGTTCTTAATGCTTCCAATGAAGTGGCTGTAGAGGCGTTTTTGAAAGACAAAATATCATTCCCGCAAATTTGGCAGGTCTGTGAATCTGTTACGAAAAGACACAGCCCCAATCTTGAACAAGAATTGCAAAATATTTTAAAAGCAGACCATTGGGCAAGAATACAAGCCGGTAGTATAATAGAGAAGTTATGAGAAGAG
This region includes:
- a CDS encoding 1-deoxy-D-xylulose-5-phosphate reductoisomerase, which produces MKEITILGSTGSIGKNTLEVVSQLNGQFKVVGLSAQNNIELLTEQVEKFHPKWVAIADDAKGEQFKKNFKGSLEEIFIGSEAVTKLAGKKVDLIVIALVGSAGMLPTFEAIKTGNDIALANKEVLVIAGKEVMAKAKERNIKIFPLDSEHCSIFQSIDKEKKETIHKVILTASGGPFYNYDENKFSSIKAKDALIHPTWDMGAKISVDSATLMNKGFEVISAKWFFDLDWDEIDVIIHPQSVVHSLVEFVDGTTLAVLSEPDMRITIKHILTYPDKTPGQFKPIDLNEISELTFSKPDEKKFPALRLACSAGRIGGTMPAVLNASNEVAVEAFLKDKISFPQIWQVCESVTKRHSPNLEQELQNILKADHWARIQAGSIIEKL
- a CDS encoding MFS transporter; this encodes MFLLIIVSAVFGLSVGLYDLLLPLFLDDMGMSYGSMGIIFSFSAIFLFFVRVYAGHISDLVGRKHVFSFSLLLCGLSTLLTPFLSNIASQVVLRSLREIARAIKETLQQLLIFEKWKDSFRHLFAWIGGADITFQGIGTLLGGFLLLKIGYKYSFIIPGVVLVFVGILFLFKFKEKPVPIRNQSVAIGDSSLTTDSFYWSSPFRHRLSKPLFLMAVSGFILGVGVSMSHAFMAPLFFLHKFSISPALVAVVLALHRLSFGLPMILAGKVVKWNLKITVIIFLFIQGVFTALTVVPAGFMMAAVLWLMHDLFGASLWVPARNTLIQHYAREGKRGLDVGMVLSWQGLGWIFGPLIAGVVSKFSINYPFILSGMLTSASIIPLFWLKDSYKKEKRTVAV
- the rpmA gene encoding 50S ribosomal protein L27; the encoded protein is MAQKAGGASNNQGRDSNAKRLGIKKFGGEKVKAGSIIVRQRGTKIKPGKNVGLGSDHTIFAMVAGAVEYTGKKQKTVSVITS